In Paraburkholderia caribensis, a single window of DNA contains:
- a CDS encoding FAD binding domain-containing protein: MYSFDYQRAADPKSAVSILSADSEAKYLAGGQSLLPTMRLRLAQPSKLIDVTRIPQLKEIRVEPTKVTVGAAVSHADVASHADVQRVLPALAFLAGHIGDRQVRSLGTIGGSIANNDPAADYPAAVLGLDGTVVTDRRRISAADFFVGMYETALQPDELIVAVEFPVPEKAAYEKFRNPASHFALTGVFVAKTAGGVRVAITGAASSVFRATDMENALAANFTEAAARGVTIAPDDLNTDMHASAEYRAHLIPVLTARAVRAANG, encoded by the coding sequence ATGTATTCATTCGACTATCAACGTGCTGCCGACCCGAAAAGCGCCGTGTCCATCCTGAGCGCCGACAGCGAGGCGAAGTACCTGGCAGGCGGACAAAGCCTGCTGCCGACGATGCGCCTGCGTCTCGCGCAGCCGTCGAAGCTGATCGACGTCACGCGCATCCCGCAGTTGAAGGAGATTCGCGTCGAGCCGACCAAAGTGACGGTCGGCGCGGCCGTCAGTCATGCGGACGTCGCAAGTCACGCCGACGTGCAGCGCGTATTGCCGGCGCTTGCGTTCCTCGCGGGTCATATCGGCGACCGGCAGGTGCGCTCGCTCGGCACGATCGGCGGATCGATCGCGAACAACGATCCCGCCGCGGACTATCCTGCCGCCGTGCTGGGCCTCGACGGAACCGTCGTGACGGACCGGCGCCGCATTTCCGCGGCCGATTTCTTCGTCGGTATGTATGAAACGGCGTTGCAGCCCGACGAACTGATCGTCGCCGTCGAGTTTCCGGTGCCGGAGAAAGCCGCGTACGAGAAGTTCAGGAATCCCGCGTCGCACTTCGCGCTGACGGGCGTGTTCGTAGCGAAGACGGCCGGTGGCGTGCGGGTTGCGATCACGGGCGCGGCGTCGTCGGTGTTTCGCGCGACGGACATGGAGAACGCGCTCGCCGCGAACTTCACGGAAGCCGCCGCACGCGGCGTGACGATCGCGCCGGACGACCTCAACACCGACATGCACGCGAGCGCCGAGTATCGCGCTCACCTGATACCCGTGCTGACGGCGCGTGCGGTGCGAGCCGCAAACGGCTAG
- a CDS encoding xanthine dehydrogenase family protein molybdopterin-binding subunit, producing the protein MNAPDSHRMVGTPVRRKEDYRFLTGNGQYTDDIVLPGQTYAVFLRSPHAHARITRIDTTAAKQSPGVVAIFTGADLAAENVGGLPCGWLIHSIDGKPMHEPAHPVIAHTKVRHVGDQVAIVIADSVKAAKDAAELIEVDYAELPAVIDTVHAADAGQPAVHDEVPDNTCYTWGHGDKAATDAAFAKAHHVTTLDIVNNRLIPNAIEPRAVNASYAPQDDSYTVYVANQNPHVERLLMAAFVLALPESKVRVVAPDVGGGFGSKIFLYAEDVALTWASKKIRRPVKWTAERSEAFLSDAHGRDHVTKAELAMDADGKFLAMRVHTIANMGAYLSTFASSVPTILYATLLAGQYATPAIYAEVKAVFTNTVPVDAYRGAGRPEATYVVERLVETAARDMNMDPAEIRRRNFIRSFPYATPVGLTYDTGDYEPCLDRAIELADVKGFAARRQESEKNGKRRGLGYSCYIEACGLAPSNIAGALGARAGLFEAGEVRVHPTGSVTVFTGSHSHGQGHETTFAQVVSDRLGVPIDNIDIVHGDTGRIPFGMGTYGSRSIAVGGSAIMKALDKIESKAKKIAAHLLEASADDIEFKDGTFRVAGTDRTKTFADVSLAAYVPHNYPLDKLEPGLDESAFYDPTNFTYPAGAYICEVEVDVETGETRIERFTAVDDFGNVINPMIVEGQVHGGLGQGIGQAMLERCVYDKETGQLLSGSYMDYAMPHASDLPSFTVETAKGTPCTHNPLGVKGCGEAGAIGSPPAVINAIIDALAPLGVKDLQMPATPHRVWSAIHAAQNSRP; encoded by the coding sequence ATGAACGCACCCGATTCGCACCGCATGGTGGGTACGCCCGTCAGGCGCAAGGAAGACTATCGCTTCCTCACCGGCAACGGCCAGTACACCGACGACATCGTCCTGCCCGGTCAGACCTACGCCGTATTCCTGCGCTCGCCCCACGCGCACGCGCGCATCACACGTATCGACACCACCGCCGCGAAGCAGTCGCCCGGCGTCGTCGCGATTTTTACCGGCGCCGATCTCGCCGCCGAAAATGTCGGCGGGCTGCCGTGCGGCTGGCTGATCCACAGCATCGACGGCAAACCGATGCACGAGCCGGCGCACCCCGTGATTGCGCATACGAAAGTACGCCACGTCGGCGACCAGGTCGCGATCGTGATCGCCGATTCGGTGAAAGCCGCAAAAGACGCCGCCGAACTGATCGAAGTCGACTACGCCGAACTGCCCGCCGTGATCGACACGGTACACGCCGCCGACGCGGGCCAACCCGCCGTCCACGACGAAGTGCCCGACAACACCTGCTACACATGGGGCCACGGCGACAAAGCCGCCACGGACGCCGCGTTCGCCAAGGCGCATCACGTGACGACGCTCGATATCGTCAACAACCGCCTCATCCCCAACGCGATCGAGCCGCGTGCCGTCAACGCCAGCTACGCGCCGCAGGATGACAGCTACACCGTCTATGTGGCCAATCAGAATCCGCACGTCGAACGGCTGTTGATGGCGGCGTTCGTGCTGGCGCTGCCGGAATCGAAAGTGCGCGTGGTCGCGCCGGACGTCGGCGGCGGCTTCGGCTCGAAGATTTTCCTGTACGCGGAAGACGTCGCGCTGACGTGGGCGTCGAAGAAAATCCGCCGCCCTGTGAAGTGGACGGCAGAGCGTTCGGAGGCGTTTCTATCGGACGCGCACGGCCGCGATCACGTGACGAAAGCCGAACTGGCCATGGACGCCGACGGCAAGTTCCTCGCCATGCGCGTGCACACGATCGCCAACATGGGCGCGTACCTGTCGACCTTCGCCTCCAGCGTGCCGACCATCCTCTACGCGACGCTGCTAGCGGGCCAGTACGCGACGCCCGCGATCTACGCCGAAGTGAAAGCGGTATTCACGAACACGGTGCCCGTCGATGCGTATCGCGGCGCAGGCCGTCCCGAGGCGACGTATGTGGTCGAACGGCTCGTCGAAACGGCGGCGCGCGACATGAACATGGACCCTGCCGAAATCCGCCGCCGCAACTTCATCCGCTCGTTCCCCTATGCAACACCCGTCGGGCTGACATACGACACAGGCGATTACGAACCCTGTCTCGACCGTGCGATAGAACTCGCGGACGTCAAAGGCTTCGCCGCTCGCCGACAGGAATCGGAGAAAAACGGCAAACGGCGCGGACTCGGCTACTCGTGCTACATCGAAGCGTGCGGTCTCGCGCCGTCGAACATCGCGGGCGCGCTCGGTGCGCGCGCGGGCCTGTTCGAAGCGGGCGAAGTACGCGTGCATCCGACGGGCTCCGTCACCGTCTTCACCGGCTCGCACAGTCACGGCCAGGGGCACGAGACGACGTTCGCGCAGGTCGTGTCCGACCGCCTCGGCGTGCCGATCGACAACATCGACATCGTCCACGGCGACACCGGGCGCATTCCGTTCGGCATGGGCACGTATGGCTCGCGTTCAATCGCAGTCGGCGGCTCGGCGATCATGAAGGCGCTCGACAAGATCGAATCGAAAGCGAAGAAGATCGCGGCGCATCTGCTCGAAGCATCGGCGGATGACATCGAGTTCAAGGACGGCACGTTCCGCGTCGCCGGCACCGACCGCACGAAGACCTTCGCCGACGTGTCGCTCGCCGCCTACGTGCCGCACAACTATCCGCTCGACAAGCTCGAGCCCGGCCTCGACGAAAGCGCGTTCTACGATCCGACCAATTTCACCTATCCGGCGGGTGCGTATATCTGCGAAGTCGAAGTGGACGTCGAGACGGGCGAGACGCGCATCGAGCGCTTCACGGCCGTCGACGACTTCGGCAACGTGATCAATCCGATGATCGTCGAAGGACAGGTGCACGGCGGTCTCGGCCAGGGCATCGGCCAGGCGATGCTGGAGCGCTGCGTGTACGACAAGGAGACCGGCCAGCTGCTGTCCGGCTCGTACATGGATTACGCGATGCCGCACGCGTCCGATCTGCCGTCGTTCACCGTCGAAACCGCGAAAGGCACGCCGTGCACGCACAATCCGCTCGGCGTAAAAGGCTGCGGCGAAGCGGGCGCAATCGGTTCGCCGCCCGCCGTGATCAACGCGATCATCGACGCGCTCGCGCCGCTCGGCGTCAAGGATCTGCAGATGCCTGCCACGCCGCATCGCGTGTGGTCCGCGATCCACGCTGCACAAAACTCACGTCCTTGA
- a CDS encoding (2Fe-2S)-binding protein, translated as MAISISLTVNGSPVTANVEPHTLLVQFLREQLRLTGTHVGCDTAQCGACTIHLNGRAIKSCNMLAVQAEGQEITTIEGLSKNGELHPMQAAFRECHGLQCGFCTPGMVMSATALVTTNPNLTEDEVRRQLDGNLCRCTGYHNIVKAVVQGAAGMQADASSKAAANV; from the coding sequence ATGGCGATCAGCATCAGTCTGACGGTGAACGGTTCACCCGTTACCGCGAACGTCGAGCCGCACACCCTGCTTGTCCAGTTTCTACGAGAACAATTGCGGCTGACAGGAACGCACGTCGGCTGTGATACCGCGCAATGCGGCGCGTGCACGATTCATCTGAACGGCCGCGCAATCAAATCCTGCAACATGCTCGCCGTGCAGGCAGAAGGCCAGGAAATCACCACGATCGAAGGGCTGTCGAAAAACGGCGAACTGCACCCGATGCAAGCCGCTTTCCGCGAGTGCCACGGCCTGCAGTGCGGCTTCTGCACGCCAGGCATGGTCATGAGCGCGACCGCGCTGGTCACAACCAATCCGAACCTCACGGAAGACGAAGTGCGCCGGCAGCTCGACGGCAACCTGTGCCGCTGTACGGGCTACCACAACATCGTCAAAGCCGTCGTTCAGGGCGCAGCCGGCATGCAGGCCGACGCGTCTTCGAAAGCCGCCGCGAACGTCTGA
- the tnpC gene encoding IS66 family transposase, with protein sequence MTKMPDIKELTPEQKDALIIDLVRRLNELEAKLEKDSHNSSKPPSSDGPKRKPKSLRNTSDARPGAQPGHKGKTLKRVAQADHIEIHPVARVCDKCGNRIAAASVAVLPEGRQVIDLPPTRFEVTEHRVQIAQCRCCGKQHSGAFPKGVSQAVQYGPQIRAAAVYLTQYQQLPVARTAQALEDLFGLHVSTGTVQHSIDQAAQLLAPCVDQIQQALRGQPVVHFDESCMRVGRESHWLHVASTHALSWYGAHSKRGSQALDSFGILPGFTGVAVHDGWRPYAGYECEHALCNAHHLRELVFVLESTQQPWAQQMIDLLRQAKREVELSRASGNNMLSPARQRYYTRRSRALIARARKLNPQQAREPLRQERRGRIRQSFTCNLLTRLHKYADEVWRFIADHRVPFDNNQAERDIRMPKLKQKISGCFRSESGMEAFCTIRSYLATLRKQNRSLINALALGFAGFVVSPLVTAE encoded by the coding sequence ATGACGAAGATGCCCGACATCAAGGAGCTGACACCGGAGCAGAAGGACGCACTTATCATTGATCTGGTGAGGCGTCTGAACGAGCTCGAGGCAAAGCTTGAGAAGGACAGTCATAACTCCAGCAAGCCGCCGTCAAGCGATGGTCCGAAGCGCAAGCCAAAGTCATTGCGTAACACGAGCGACGCCAGGCCGGGCGCCCAACCGGGGCACAAAGGCAAGACGCTCAAACGCGTCGCGCAAGCCGATCACATCGAGATTCACCCGGTGGCGCGGGTATGCGATAAATGTGGCAACCGCATCGCGGCAGCCAGCGTGGCCGTGTTGCCCGAAGGCCGCCAGGTGATTGATCTGCCGCCCACGCGCTTTGAGGTGACTGAACATCGCGTGCAGATCGCACAGTGCCGCTGCTGCGGCAAGCAGCATTCGGGGGCATTTCCCAAGGGCGTGAGCCAGGCGGTTCAGTACGGCCCCCAGATTCGCGCCGCAGCCGTCTATCTGACGCAATACCAGCAGTTGCCGGTTGCGCGCACCGCCCAGGCGCTGGAAGACCTGTTCGGTTTGCATGTGAGTACGGGAACCGTCCAGCACAGTATTGATCAGGCCGCGCAGTTACTGGCGCCGTGCGTTGATCAGATCCAGCAGGCGCTACGCGGGCAACCCGTCGTGCATTTCGATGAGAGCTGCATGCGCGTGGGGCGTGAGTCCCACTGGCTGCATGTCGCCTCGACGCACGCGTTGAGCTGGTATGGCGCGCACAGCAAGCGCGGCAGTCAGGCGCTGGACAGCTTCGGCATTCTCCCCGGCTTTACGGGAGTCGCGGTCCATGACGGCTGGCGGCCGTATGCCGGCTATGAGTGTGAGCATGCGCTGTGCAATGCCCATCATCTGCGTGAACTGGTGTTCGTCCTGGAGTCCACGCAGCAACCCTGGGCACAGCAGATGATTGACCTGCTTCGCCAGGCAAAGCGCGAGGTCGAACTCAGTCGGGCTTCAGGAAACAACATGCTGAGCCCGGCGCGCCAACGCTATTACACACGGCGCAGCCGCGCCCTGATCGCCCGGGCGCGCAAGCTCAATCCACAGCAGGCGCGTGAGCCCTTGCGCCAGGAACGTCGCGGCAGGATCAGGCAAAGCTTTACCTGCAACCTGCTCACACGGCTTCACAAGTATGCCGATGAGGTGTGGCGCTTCATTGCCGATCACCGCGTACCGTTCGACAACAATCAGGCCGAACGCGATATCCGCATGCCCAAACTCAAACAGAAGATTTCCGGGTGCTTCCGCTCGGAATCGGGCATGGAGGCGTTCTGCACGATCCGCTCCTACCTTGCCACCTTACGCAAGCAGAACCGTTCGCTGATCAACGCGCTGGCGTTAGGCTTTGCCGGATTCGTCGTTTCACCTCTGGTTACCGCTGAATAG
- a CDS encoding amino acid permease: protein MSLFRKKSVEHMIAGAQAAGLKKALGALDLTFLGVGAIIGTGIFVLTGTGAVQAGPALMLSFLIAAVACGFAALAYAEFASTIPVAGSIYTYSYATLGELAAWIIGWDLMLEYGLATSAVSVGWSGYLQSLLSGFGVALPVALTAAPGALPGHETLFNLPAFLVMMAITTLLSVGVRESTRVNNLMVAIKVTVVLLVIVVGVFHVKPENWHPFMPNGIGGVFGAAAVMFFAFIGFDSVSSAAEEVKDPKRDLPIGIIASLGVCAVLYVAVAAVVTGIVPSAQFASISHPVSYALQVAGQNWVAGFIDLGAVLGMLTVILVMAYGQTRVMFAMSRDGLLPAALSKVHPRFATPFTTTWLVGIVFGLIGALVPLNVLAELINIGTLAAFSMVSIAVLVLRRTHPDLPRAFRCPGVPVVPVLAVASCLFLMVNLSKVTWIAFVIWLLVGMVVYFGYSRRHSKLAHGGR, encoded by the coding sequence ATGTCCCTCTTTCGCAAAAAGAGCGTCGAGCACATGATCGCCGGCGCGCAGGCTGCCGGCCTGAAGAAAGCGCTCGGCGCGCTCGATCTCACCTTTCTCGGCGTCGGCGCCATTATCGGCACCGGGATTTTCGTGCTGACGGGCACGGGCGCGGTGCAGGCCGGCCCGGCGCTGATGCTGTCGTTCCTGATCGCCGCCGTTGCGTGCGGCTTCGCGGCGCTCGCATATGCGGAATTCGCCTCCACCATTCCCGTCGCCGGCTCGATCTACACGTATTCGTACGCGACGCTCGGCGAGCTGGCTGCGTGGATTATCGGCTGGGATCTGATGCTGGAGTATGGGCTTGCGACTTCGGCGGTGTCGGTCGGCTGGTCGGGGTATCTGCAATCGTTGCTGTCGGGCTTCGGCGTTGCGCTGCCTGTCGCGCTGACGGCTGCACCCGGCGCGCTTCCGGGCCACGAGACTCTGTTCAACTTGCCCGCGTTTCTCGTGATGATGGCGATCACGACGCTGCTGTCTGTCGGCGTGCGCGAATCGACGCGCGTGAACAATCTGATGGTTGCGATCAAGGTGACCGTGGTGTTGCTGGTGATCGTCGTCGGCGTGTTTCATGTGAAGCCGGAGAACTGGCATCCGTTCATGCCGAACGGCATCGGCGGTGTGTTCGGCGCGGCGGCCGTGATGTTCTTTGCGTTTATCGGGTTCGATTCGGTGTCGTCGGCGGCCGAGGAAGTGAAGGACCCGAAGCGCGACCTGCCGATCGGGATCATTGCGTCGCTCGGTGTTTGCGCGGTGCTGTATGTCGCGGTGGCCGCCGTCGTGACGGGGATCGTGCCGTCTGCGCAGTTCGCGAGTATTTCGCATCCCGTCTCGTATGCGTTGCAGGTTGCGGGGCAGAACTGGGTTGCCGGTTTTATCGATCTCGGTGCAGTGCTTGGCATGTTGACCGTGATTCTTGTGATGGCCTACGGCCAGACTCGTGTGATGTTCGCGATGTCGCGCGATGGGTTGTTGCCTGCGGCGCTTTCCAAGGTGCATCCGCGGTTTGCTACTCCTTTTACGACGACCTGGCTCGTTGGGATCGTGTTTGGGCTGATTGGCGCGCTCGTGCCGCTTAATGTGCTTGCTGAGCTGATCAATATCGGCACGCTGGCGGCTTTTTCGATGGTGTCCATCGCGGTGCTCGTGCTGCGGCGCACGCATCCTGATTTACCGAGGGCTTTTCGGTGCCCTGGCGTGCCCGTTGTGCCTGTGCTTGCCGTTGCTTCTTGTCTGTTTCTGATGGTCAATCTCAGCAAGGTTACGTGGATTGCATTTGTGATCTGGTTGTTGGTCGGGATGGTCGTCTATTTTGGGTACTCGCGGAGGCATTCCAAACTCGCGCACGGCGGGCGGTAG
- the rqpR gene encoding response regulator transcription factor RqpR (The RqpSR system (Regulating Quorum sensing and Pathogenicity Sensor kinase and Response regulator) co-occurs with and modulates the expression of cis-2-dodecenoic acid quorum-sensing systems.): MSLRILIAEDHAIVRQGVRQLLIDRGVADDVAEAQTGTEVLMEASKHVYDVILLDISLPDMNGVEVLKRLKRKLPRVPVLMFSMYREDQYAVRALKAGAAGYLSKTVDATQMIAAIQQVAAGRKYVSPAMAEALADYVSFDGEQLPHEKLSDREYQTLCMLASGKRLTDIANALSLSVKTVSVYRTRLLEKMKLRNNAELTFYVMSNRLVDLNPAMAG, from the coding sequence ATGAGCCTGCGCATTCTGATTGCCGAGGACCACGCCATCGTTCGACAGGGCGTGCGGCAGCTACTGATCGACCGCGGCGTCGCCGACGACGTCGCCGAGGCGCAGACGGGCACCGAGGTGCTCATGGAAGCATCGAAGCACGTGTACGACGTGATCCTGCTCGACATTTCGCTGCCGGACATGAACGGCGTCGAGGTGCTCAAGCGTCTGAAGCGCAAGCTGCCGCGCGTTCCCGTGCTGATGTTTTCGATGTACCGCGAGGACCAGTATGCGGTGCGCGCGCTGAAGGCAGGCGCGGCCGGCTATCTGTCGAAGACCGTCGACGCCACGCAGATGATCGCCGCGATCCAGCAGGTCGCGGCGGGCCGCAAGTACGTGAGCCCGGCGATGGCGGAAGCGCTCGCCGATTACGTATCGTTCGACGGCGAGCAGTTGCCGCACGAAAAGCTCTCCGACCGCGAATACCAGACGCTGTGCATGCTCGCGTCGGGCAAGCGGCTGACGGATATCGCGAACGCGCTGTCGCTGTCGGTGAAGACGGTGAGTGTCTACCGCACGCGGCTGCTGGAGAAAATGAAGCTGCGCAACAACGCCGAGCTGACCTTCTACGTGATGAGCAACCGCCTCGTCGACCTGAATCCGGCGATGGCGGGCTGA
- a CDS encoding sensor histidine kinase, whose protein sequence is MDSSIVVPMHVHGAAGRASDATRASSASARRRSSKAAISNHANPDATADATARTASSDELARLQARVRELASELMRTQETTRRHVAQELHDSLGAELTAARFALAGVETWLPADAPSQCTAALATAQRSLDAVTEAAQQAVGDLHSPTLDKGIVSALSHWTNSFATRTGLRMSFVCAADARLTRLSADASLAVFRVAQEALNNVAKHARASGADMRIETTAQHLSIVVSDDGVGIPAHAGQDERQFGLAGMRARCNAFDGELRVAASAGQARGTTVHARFEWKALLGNAPRARRTAIRL, encoded by the coding sequence ATGGATTCGTCGATCGTAGTGCCGATGCATGTGCACGGCGCGGCTGGTCGCGCAAGCGATGCCACGCGCGCATCCAGTGCGTCTGCCCGCCGCCGCTCCAGCAAAGCCGCGATCTCAAACCACGCCAACCCGGACGCCACTGCCGACGCCACGGCGCGTACAGCATCCAGCGACGAACTCGCGCGTTTGCAGGCGCGCGTGCGCGAGCTGGCGTCCGAACTGATGCGCACGCAGGAAACCACGCGCCGCCATGTCGCGCAGGAACTGCATGACAGCCTCGGCGCCGAACTGACGGCCGCGCGCTTCGCGCTCGCGGGCGTCGAAACCTGGCTGCCCGCCGATGCCCCGTCCCAATGCACCGCCGCCCTCGCCACCGCGCAGCGTTCGCTCGACGCCGTCACCGAAGCGGCGCAACAGGCCGTCGGCGACCTGCACTCGCCGACGCTCGACAAGGGCATCGTCAGCGCGCTGTCGCACTGGACCAACAGCTTCGCCACACGCACCGGCCTGCGCATGAGCTTCGTGTGCGCCGCCGACGCCCGCCTGACGCGCCTGTCCGCCGATGCATCGCTGGCTGTGTTCCGCGTCGCCCAGGAAGCGCTGAACAACGTCGCCAAGCACGCGCGCGCGTCGGGGGCCGACATGCGCATCGAAACCACCGCGCAGCATCTGAGCATCGTCGTCAGCGACGACGGCGTCGGCATTCCCGCGCACGCCGGACAGGACGAGCGCCAGTTCGGGCTGGCGGGCATGCGCGCGCGCTGCAACGCGTTCGACGGCGAATTGCGCGTCGCCGCGTCCGCCGGTCAGGCGCGCGGCACGACCGTGCACGCGCGCTTCGAGTGGAAAGCCTTGCTGGGCAATGCTCCGCGCGCGCGACGCACCGCCATCCGTCTGTGA
- a CDS encoding ferredoxin--NADP reductase: MSNLNPQTVLSVHHWTDTLFSFTCTRDASFRFENGQFTMVGLEVDGKPLIRAYSMASANYEENLEFLSIKVQDGPLTSRLQHLKVGDQVLIGKKPTGTLMADNLLPGKTLWLLSTGTGLAPFMSIIKDPDVYDRYERVVLTHTCRFVDELAYKEYITDHLPAHEHIGELIQEKLVYYPTVTREHFANRGRITDLIETKKLFEDLDLPHFSLENDRVMLCGSPHMLRDTRELLDSLGFQEGSNNNPGHYVVEKAFVG, translated from the coding sequence ATGAGCAACCTGAATCCACAAACCGTCCTGAGCGTCCACCACTGGACCGATACGCTTTTCAGCTTCACCTGCACGCGCGACGCGTCGTTCCGCTTCGAAAATGGCCAGTTCACGATGGTCGGCCTCGAAGTCGACGGCAAGCCGCTGATCCGTGCATACAGCATGGCTAGCGCCAACTACGAAGAGAACCTCGAATTCCTGAGCATCAAGGTGCAGGACGGCCCGCTGACGTCGCGCCTCCAGCATCTGAAGGTCGGCGACCAGGTCCTGATCGGCAAGAAGCCGACGGGCACGCTGATGGCCGACAACCTGCTGCCCGGCAAGACGCTGTGGCTGCTGTCCACCGGCACGGGCCTCGCACCCTTCATGTCGATCATCAAGGACCCGGACGTCTATGACCGCTACGAGCGCGTCGTGCTGACGCACACCTGCCGTTTCGTCGACGAACTGGCCTACAAGGAATACATCACGGACCACCTCCCGGCGCACGAGCACATCGGCGAGCTGATCCAGGAAAAGCTGGTGTATTACCCGACCGTCACGCGCGAGCACTTCGCGAACCGCGGCCGCATCACCGATCTCATCGAAACGAAGAAGCTCTTCGAAGATCTCGACCTGCCGCACTTCTCGCTCGAAAACGACCGCGTGATGCTCTGCGGCAGCCCGCACATGCTGCGCGACACGCGTGAACTGCTCGACAGCCTGGGCTTCCAGGAAGGCAGCAACAATAATCCCGGCCACTACGTCGTCGAGAAAGCGTTCGTCGGCTAA
- a CDS encoding LysE family translocator, with product MHHYLPILLQIALVYLIALISPGPNFFMITQLSLAGRRGLGAASALGVGTGSTVWASLAMLGFATVLQRIDWLYNGIRIAGAIYLVWFGIKLVWASTKRGETIVVNVETPPANDRGAHFRAWRTGMLTCLTNPKSCAFWTSIFATLFPAHPPLWFYGVALAMIGMMSVGWYGSVALMFATERTQRGYRRLRRPIDGVCGALLVGLGAKLAAES from the coding sequence ATGCATCACTACCTGCCGATCCTGCTGCAAATCGCCCTCGTCTACCTGATCGCGCTGATCAGTCCCGGTCCCAACTTCTTCATGATCACGCAACTGTCGCTGGCGGGAAGGCGCGGGCTGGGCGCGGCATCCGCGCTGGGCGTCGGCACAGGCTCGACCGTCTGGGCCTCGCTCGCAATGCTAGGCTTCGCGACCGTGCTGCAACGCATCGACTGGCTGTACAACGGCATTCGCATCGCGGGCGCGATCTACCTGGTGTGGTTCGGCATCAAGCTCGTATGGGCAAGCACGAAACGCGGCGAAACCATCGTCGTGAACGTCGAAACGCCGCCCGCCAACGACCGCGGCGCCCATTTCCGCGCATGGCGCACGGGCATGCTCACGTGTCTGACAAATCCGAAATCCTGCGCGTTCTGGACCAGCATCTTCGCGACGCTCTTCCCAGCGCACCCGCCGCTGTGGTTCTACGGCGTCGCGCTCGCGATGATCGGAATGATGTCGGTAGGCTGGTACGGCAGCGTCGCACTGATGTTCGCGACGGAGCGCACGCAACGCGGCTACCGACGCCTGCGCCGGCCAATCGACGGCGTGTGCGGCGCACTGCTCGTCGGCCTCGGCGCAAAACTCGCCGCCGAAAGCTGA
- a CDS encoding ABC transporter permease, translating to MKKNLPILIALGALIVLGLVRYEHFASEYNITSFWRYNSMFALISVGMAFVIITGGIDLSVGTVAAMSSVVAALASPYGGWVAVLAGVGAGLLVGVLNGIIITRLKILPFITTLATSLGAHGLGLLLGRNDAVSISSDTNFANFGQGDMFGLPVPGLIALAAAVAGWLALRSTRFGRHSLAIGGSEEAARLMGLNVSRTLVAVYAVSGLLAGLAGVILAAQFGAGQPNEGVGWELFAISAVVLGGTLLTGGEGSIAMTIAGVLLLGLVFNLLNFENGRGFISLSAYWQSVIRGVFLLLVIVLQARVLKQRGKKHTGAGAGAGQTVG from the coding sequence ATGAAAAAGAACCTGCCCATCCTGATCGCGCTTGGCGCGCTGATCGTGCTCGGACTCGTGCGCTACGAGCATTTCGCATCCGAGTACAACATCACGTCCTTCTGGCGCTACAACTCGATGTTCGCGCTGATCTCCGTCGGCATGGCGTTCGTGATCATTACGGGCGGCATCGACCTGTCCGTCGGCACGGTCGCGGCGATGTCGAGTGTCGTGGCCGCGCTGGCGAGCCCGTACGGCGGCTGGGTTGCCGTGCTGGCGGGCGTGGGCGCGGGCCTGCTGGTCGGCGTGCTCAACGGCATCATCATCACGCGGCTGAAAATTCTGCCATTCATCACGACACTGGCGACGAGCCTCGGCGCGCACGGGCTCGGGCTGCTGCTCGGCAGAAACGATGCGGTATCGATTTCGTCCGATACGAACTTCGCGAACTTCGGCCAGGGCGATATGTTCGGCCTGCCGGTTCCCGGACTGATCGCGCTCGCCGCTGCCGTCGCGGGCTGGCTCGCGCTGCGCAGCACGCGCTTTGGCCGGCATTCGCTGGCGATCGGCGGCAGCGAGGAAGCGGCGCGTCTGATGGGGCTGAATGTTAGCCGCACGCTGGTCGCCGTGTATGCCGTGAGCGGCTTGCTAGCGGGGTTGGCGGGCGTGATTCTCGCCGCGCAGTTTGGCGCGGGGCAACCGAATGAAGGCGTCGGCTGGGAGTTGTTCGCGATCTCGGCTGTGGTGCTCGGCGGCACGTTGCTGACGGGCGGCGAAGGGTCGATCGCGATGACGATCGCGGGCGTGCTGTTGCTTGGGCTCGTTTTTAATTTGCTGAACTTTGAGAATGGGCGTGGGTTTATTAGCCTGTCGGCGTATTGGCAGTCGGTGATACGGGGCGTGTTTCTGTTGCTGGTGATCGTGCTGCAGGCGCGTGTGTTGAAGCAGCGGGGGAAGAAGCATACGGGGGCGGGGGCGGGCGCGGGGCAAACGGTGGGGTGA